DNA sequence from the bacterium genome:
CTATGACCGTCGGTACCAGGCGATTTACCGGGGGCTTTTCGTTGCGGCCGGCCTTGTCATATTGATAACAAGACTGGCGCAATTTCGGGACATTTCATGAAGACATCGACCTATGACTGCGTTGTCGTCGGCGCGGGCCCGGCCGGCGGAAACGCCGCTTACGAAGTCGCGCGCGAGGGATGGAAGACGCTGCTTGTCGAGCGCGACCACTCGCCCGGCTGGTTCAACGCCTGCGGCGGCGGCATCGGATATTTTCTGCAGGAGCTTTACGGCTTTCCGAACGATATCGCGGGCCGGTCGATCAACAAGATCGAGATCGTCCTGCACAACAAGCGCAAGCTCTACGAGTCCGACAAGCCGCTTTTCAGCTCGATCCAGCGGCCCAAGTTCGACAAGTGGTTCGCCGAGCGCGCGGTGAAAGCCGGCGCGACGCTGAAGGTCAACACCAAGGCGCTCGACTACGACCCCTACACGAAAACGCTCTCCTGTCTGGACCGCGAATCCGGCGAGAAGGTCAACTACAGCGGCAAGATCTTCATCTTCGCCGACGGCCCCCGTACGATCGCGTGGCGCGCGTGCCGCGTCGGCCTGCCGCCGACAGCGCCGATGCACTTCGGCGTCGCGATGGAGCTGACGCTGCCGGACGCGCCGCACGACAAATACGAATTCATCTTCGACGAGATCAAGCTGCCTTACGGCTACTTCTGGGTGTTTCCGCGCGAAAACGCGCTGAACGTCGGCGTCGGCGGACCCGCGCGGCAGCTTCAGGGCAACATCGGCCGTCTGCTGAATCAGTGGATCAACACGCGCGACGACCTGCGGGAACTCAAGTCCGAGCGCACGACAAGCGGACTCATCCCCGCCTACCTCACCGACAAGCTGCACGGCGAGGGCGTCCTTGCGATCGGGGATGCGGGCGGGTTCGTCAATCCGATCACCGGCGGCGGCATCTTCCTGGGTCTCAAGAGCGCCGAGGTCGCCGCGCACACCGCCGTCGAGGCGCTGCAACGCAATCGCTTCGATTCGCACTTCCTCGCGCGCTACTCGCGGCGCATCAAATACGGAAAGATGTACGCGCCGGTCAAGACGCTCGACTACATCGTGCAATACAGCCAGCGGCACCTGAAACGCACCGGAAAACCGCTGCTTTCGGAATTCTTCTATCTGTATTGCGAGGCTTTTTTCCGCCTGCTCAAGGTCGTCAAGGACCTGTAGCCGATCGCCGCGCCGGGCGCCAAAATCGTCAAGGATCGCCGGCGGATTGCCGATGTTTCCCTTGATCATGACCGCCCGGCAAGCCCCAGCGAAAAAGACCCTGCCGCCGGAAGCGATCCGGGTAACGCCGCGGACCTTCCACTGCCCGGTCTGCCAGTCCCGCGAACTGCGCGGCGAGTCGGTGGAACCGCCGGCAACCGCGCTCGCGTGGGACGACTCGCTGGCCGCGACGATCGCCGATCCGTTCTACCTCGTTCTCGATCTCTCGCGGATCAACACGCAATTCTCCGCGCCGAACGCCGAGCGCCTTTCCACGCGCGACCTGGCGCCGTTCGACATGTTTTTGTGTTCGCGCGACCTTTTCGTGACGGCGGGCGCCGACCGCGCCGGCGACGGCGCGATTTTGCCGGAGCATCAAGCCTGGTACGCCGAGCGCGCCGGCAAATCGCCCGCCGCGTCGCCGACGCTGACGGAAATGTTCTACCATGTCGTGCTTCACCATCTTCGCGGGTTCTTCGCGGTCGATTGGCTCGCGCACGGCAAGGCGCGGATGATGCTCTCCTACGACGGCTGGTTGAAGTACGCGAAGAAGCCGCAGGATCTGACCTTGCTCCTCAAGGAACACATCCGCGCGTTCGGCCAGGGGTCGCAAGGCGGCGCGTTCACCGATTCGTCGCGCCGCGTCGCGGAGGTCTTCGAAGGCGGATTCCCGGCCCTCGTCTCGCGTTACTCCTTCGCCAACCCGGCCGCGCGCGAAATCCTGTTGCAGTATCGCCTTCTCGAGGCGACGCACCGTCTCGCCGCGCTGGCGGGATCACCCGCCCCCGCGCTGCGCCTGAAGGAATCGATCGGACACCACGTGTATCGCCATCTCGACGGGGTTCGCCGCGCCGGCAGCAAGGCCGACCGCGCGACGCTTTCGGACATCATCGACACGGCCTTGCGGCTTAGACAAACGGCACCAAACGGCCTGCGCCGCGCGAGGCTCGATGCGATATTATTCGTGGCGACGGAGGCGCGGCTGGCCGGAGAGCCGTGGGACTACGGGCAGGCGCTCTTTGATCCGAAACGTCTGGCGACGAACAATGAGGCCGTCATGTATCTGAATCTGACCGCGCGGGCTCGCCTTGCGATCGGCGATCATCGCGCCGCGACACCCGCGGCCGAGATGCGCGCGCGCCTTGCCGACGCAATGAACGCGATGCCCCTTTACGCCGCGGCCGAAGGGACGCCGGCAAACGGCTTTAGCGCCGGCCTCGCCACGGCCACGCGCCGCCTCATCGCCCGTTCTGCCGCCGCCTGATCCGCGCACGCCGCCGGCAAGTCACGATCCGCAACGCCCGGAACTGTCGTTCTCGCTGATCGAATCTCCGCCATCGTCGTCGCCGCCATCGTCGTCCCCGCCGCCGGCGGAGTCGTCATCGTAATCGAAGGCGTCGTCATCGATGCCGTCATCGTCATCGTCGTCGCCATCGTCATCGTCGTCGTCATCGTCGTCGTCGTCGTCGTCATCGTCGTCATCATCATCGTCATCGTCGTCGGCGCTATCGTCATCGGCATCGTCATCGCCGGCGGGAACGCACGCGTCCGTGGCTTCGACGCACGTCTCGCCGATATCGCACGGCGCGTCGCCGGCCACGCAGTCGCCCGCGTCGCAAGTCTCTTCGCCGTTGCACCAGAGTCCGTCGTTGCACTGCGCGTCGGACGTGCATACGCAATCGATTTCATAGGAGAACGCGGACGAGACGTCCGCGATGTCCGCGCCGTTTTCGTCCTCGGCATCGTGCATCAAGGCGGTGTTTTGTCCTTGCGCGAACGTGGCGCAGCCGGACGGCAGCGCCTGAAAATGCACCTCGACGGTCATCGAAGCGCCTTTGGGCAGGTCGCTTCCCGCTTGCGCGATCAGGTCGGACCAGTCGATCTGCCCATCGTTGACGTTGTCGTCCGACGGCGGGTCGGAGTACACGTATTGCAGATGCGTCGCGTCGTAGATATCGCGCAGCGGAAGCTCATGAATCGCGACGCTCGCGTGGTTTGTCACCGTAATCTCGAAAGTCACCGAATCGGCGTATTCAATCTCGCCCGCCGGATGCGAGGGACTCGTCTTTGTGATGGTCGTGCTGTAGGCCATCCATGTCGAAGTCAGATCGGTCGGGCTCCAGTTGGCATTCGACCCCGAAAGTTCGATTCTTGAAAATTCTTGCAGGGTACCGATATCTATGGCGCGGATCGTCGGCTTCCCAAGAAACACGCTTTCCGGTCCGGCCGCGACGAATACGACGGCGTTTTGCTGATCGACAGTGATACCACGACCGGTCGTGTTGCCAAGATAATGGCCCGATTCGGTGCCGGTGCCGGTGTGGTAGTAGTGGACCCAGGAGCTTTCCTGCGGGGTGTGGCCGCCTCCTTCCGCGGTGCAGAAGATCACGGGATCGTTACCGTCCATGTACACGGCGACGCCGATGCAGATGCCCTGCAGGAATGTCGCGGATCCGGTTTCCGTGTGATTATCGACATCGTACCAACGCACCACGTTGGTCGTATCGGCAACGAAAAGCGTGTCAACGCCGTCGATATCCTCGACGACATCAATCCCCCACGCGCCGTCGCCTGTCGGCAGGTTCCAATGCTCGACCTCCGTGAGCGTCGTGGTGTCAAAACGCCAAACGTCGGTGGAATCGCGATCGACCGCGAACAGGTGACCCGCGCTTTCCAGAACGTCGATGCCGGCGAGGTCGTCCGGATTCGGATTACCGTCGAGCGGAACCATATCGATCTGGGTTCCGTCATACGGATCGATGGCGTCGAGCGTGCGCGAAAATTCGTAAGTCACGAACAGGCGTCGCGTGTTGGGATCAAACGCCAAACCGACCGGGCCGCCGTCGCGATTCACCGGCCTTGTATCCGCGCCAAACGAAATCTCTGAACCATCCCAGAGGTACGCGTGCAGCGGATACGTA
Encoded proteins:
- a CDS encoding geranylgeranyl reductase family protein, yielding MKTSTYDCVVVGAGPAGGNAAYEVAREGWKTLLVERDHSPGWFNACGGGIGYFLQELYGFPNDIAGRSINKIEIVLHNKRKLYESDKPLFSSIQRPKFDKWFAERAVKAGATLKVNTKALDYDPYTKTLSCLDRESGEKVNYSGKIFIFADGPRTIAWRACRVGLPPTAPMHFGVAMELTLPDAPHDKYEFIFDEIKLPYGYFWVFPRENALNVGVGGPARQLQGNIGRLLNQWINTRDDLRELKSERTTSGLIPAYLTDKLHGEGVLAIGDAGGFVNPITGGGIFLGLKSAEVAAHTAVEALQRNRFDSHFLARYSRRIKYGKMYAPVKTLDYIVQYSQRHLKRTGKPLLSEFFYLYCEAFFRLLKVVKDL